A region from the Aegilops tauschii subsp. strangulata cultivar AL8/78 chromosome 5, Aet v6.0, whole genome shotgun sequence genome encodes:
- the LOC109735019 gene encoding peroxidase 24 — protein sequence MARPAPSPLLLLAVLVGALAGGGEAALLKAHFYRPSCPAAEAVVRDIVLARVAADPAALPARLLRLFFHDCFVRGCDASLLIDSTAGNTAEKDAGPNGSLGGFDVIDTAKAVLEAVCPGVVSCADIVALAARDAISFQFGRDLWDVQLGRRDGVVSSASEALSNIPSPSDNFTTLEAKFASKGLDVKDLVILSGAHTIGVGHCNLFGSRLFSSTTAGVAPATDPTLNAAYATQLRAACGSPSNNVTAVPMDPGSPARFDSHYYVNLKLGRGLFRSDAALLADRRAADMIHALTKEGYFLQEFKNAVRKMGRVGVLTGGQGEIRRNCRAVNS from the exons ATGGCCAGACCAGCGCCGTCGCCGCTGCTCCTGTTGGCCGTGCTGGTCGGCGCGCTGGCCGGcggaggcgaggcggcgctgcTGAAGGCGCACTTCTACAGGCCTAGCTGCccggcggcggaggcggtggtGCGCGACATCGTGCTGGCCCGcgtcgccgccgaccccgccgcgcTGCCCGCGAGGCTGCTCCGCCTCTTCTTCCACGACTGTTTCGTCAGG GGGTGCGACGCGTCGCTGCTGATCGACTCGACGGCGGGCAACACCGCGGAGAAGGACGCTGGGCCGAACGGGTCGCTGGGCGGCTTCGACGTCATCGACACCGCCAAGGCCGTGCTGGAGGCCGTCTGCCCCGGCGTCGTCTCCTGCGCCGACATCGTCGCGCTCGCTGCGAGGGACGCCATCTCCTTCCAG TTCGGTCGTGACCTGTGGGACGTGCAGCTCGGGCGGCGCGACGGCGTGGTGTCGAGCGCGTCGGAGGCGCTGTCCAACATACCCTCGCCGTCGGATAACTTCACCACCCTCGAGGCCAAATTCGCCAGCAAGGGCCTCGACGTTAAGGACCTCGTCATTCTCTCGG GCGCGCACACCATCGGCGTCGGCCACTGCAACCTCTTCGGCAGCCGCCTCTTCAGCTCCACCACCGCCGGTGTCGCCCCCGCCACCGACCCGACCCTCAACGCCGCCTACGCCACTCAGCTGCGCGCCGCGTGTGGGTCGCCCTCCAACAACGTCACCGCCGTGCCTATGGACCCCGGCAGCCCCGCCCGGTTCGACTCCCACTACTACGTCAACCTCAAGCTCGGCCGTGGCCTGTTCCGCTCCGACGCCGCACTGCTCGCCGACCGCCGCGCCGCCGACATGATCCACGCGCTGACCAAGGAAGGCTACTTCCTGCAGGAGTTCAAGAACGCCGTGCGCAAGATGGGCCGCGTCGGCGTGCTCACCGGCGGGCAGGGAGAGATCAGGAGAAACTGCAGGGCCGTCAACTCATGA